A single genomic interval of Pontibacter deserti harbors:
- a CDS encoding GNAT family N-acetyltransferase — protein MEVIKYSDKYKTAWDAFVTTSKNGTFLLYRDYLKYHANRFIDHSLLFYSKGKLIALLPANVVGREVQSHGGLSYGGIVSGASMKAQLMLEVFDAMVLYFREQGFESITYKTIPYIYHQLPSGEDLYALFRHKAILYRRDLNTVIQLGNKLPYAKLRQRKIKQQKNIVLGQSSDFDQFIGMMGELLQLKYNTLPAHTATEVELLAKRFPDNIKLHTATQGETILAGILIYETATVAHCQYIGATTEGLAIGALDALTDFLITHIYSYKAYFSFGISTEQQGKYLNKHLIQNKESYGGRAVVHDFYQINL, from the coding sequence GTGGAAGTAATAAAGTACAGCGATAAGTATAAGACGGCTTGGGATGCTTTTGTAACAACTTCCAAGAACGGTACTTTTCTGCTTTACCGCGATTACTTAAAGTACCATGCCAACCGCTTTATAGATCACTCACTCTTATTTTATAGTAAAGGGAAGTTGATTGCACTGTTGCCTGCTAATGTGGTAGGCAGAGAGGTGCAGTCGCATGGTGGACTCTCTTATGGTGGAATTGTTAGCGGAGCCAGTATGAAGGCACAGCTAATGCTGGAGGTGTTTGATGCTATGGTTCTATACTTTCGGGAGCAGGGATTTGAAAGTATAACTTATAAAACTATACCTTATATCTATCATCAATTACCATCCGGAGAAGACCTTTATGCTCTTTTTAGGCACAAAGCTATACTTTATCGCCGTGACCTTAATACCGTAATACAATTGGGTAACAAATTACCCTACGCTAAACTTCGGCAACGGAAAATTAAACAGCAAAAAAACATAGTACTTGGTCAGAGCTCAGATTTTGATCAGTTTATAGGAATGATGGGTGAATTGCTGCAGCTGAAGTATAATACATTGCCCGCTCATACAGCTACAGAAGTAGAGCTGTTAGCCAAACGTTTTCCCGATAACATCAAACTACACACAGCAACCCAGGGCGAGACAATATTAGCAGGTATTCTTATATACGAAACAGCTACTGTAGCGCATTGCCAGTACATAGGAGCAACAACAGAAGGACTCGCCATTGGAGCACTAGATGCTCTTACAGATTTTTTGATCACTCATATCTACTCCTATAAAGCATACTTCAGCTTTGGAATCTCAACAGAGCAACAAGGGAAGTATTTAAATAAGCACTTAATACAAAATAAAGAAAGCTATGGTGGCCGTGCTGTAGTACATGACTTTTATCAAATTAACCTTTAG